The Sporomusa termitida genome has a window encoding:
- a CDS encoding FAD-binding oxidoreductase, which yields MNQSHIQQLIKIAGQDRICTEQADLMCYAYDSSLDSQLHRYMPAAVFTPKNAADVSPVLKYCHEHTIAVTARGAGTGQCGGSVAPGGGLVIDLSALNRIVEIDTDNLQVIVETGVVHAELNQKLAALGFSFPPDPGSTKMATIGGMISYNASGMRAMKYGTTREYVLGLEVVMADGQVITTGGMNCRSLKTASGYELTKLFVGAEGTLGLITKARLKIMPLPEKKGIAVASFAKLGDAGKAVVEVFRHKIVPSAIEILDKSAIKAATLYKPSIKLPTDAAAVLFFEVDGPPPGVTYQAQKIAEVCKSIAIEVNWTDEPSQVKTLWEARSVVGAASGRVRPGATRVYIGEDICVPITNVGAALEGIQEIGEKYNTIIVTYGHVADGNFHSAPVIDLDSPEEIERVQQVGDEIHEMALRLNGTVTGEHGVGIVRAKYMEREHGPALAVMRTIKKALDPRNILNPGKMGL from the coding sequence TTGAACCAAAGTCATATTCAGCAACTAATAAAAATTGCCGGGCAGGACAGAATCTGTACCGAACAGGCTGACCTGATGTGTTACGCCTATGATTCCTCTTTGGATTCCCAATTGCATAGGTATATGCCTGCTGCTGTCTTTACACCTAAAAACGCAGCCGATGTTTCTCCGGTATTAAAGTATTGCCATGAGCATACTATCGCTGTTACTGCCAGAGGGGCAGGCACCGGGCAATGTGGCGGTTCGGTCGCTCCGGGCGGGGGTCTGGTGATTGACCTGTCGGCCCTTAACCGTATTGTTGAGATCGATACCGACAACCTGCAGGTGATTGTCGAGACCGGTGTTGTTCACGCCGAGCTTAATCAGAAACTGGCAGCACTGGGGTTTTCCTTCCCCCCTGATCCCGGCAGCACCAAGATGGCAACAATCGGCGGCATGATTTCCTACAATGCCAGCGGGATGCGGGCCATGAAGTATGGCACGACCCGTGAGTACGTTCTGGGGCTGGAAGTGGTGATGGCGGACGGTCAGGTGATTACTACCGGTGGTATGAATTGCCGGTCGCTCAAAACTGCCTCCGGCTATGAACTGACCAAATTGTTTGTCGGTGCCGAAGGCACCCTGGGGCTTATTACCAAGGCCCGTTTGAAAATTATGCCGTTGCCGGAGAAAAAGGGGATTGCCGTGGCCTCTTTTGCTAAGCTGGGCGATGCCGGTAAGGCGGTTGTCGAGGTATTCCGCCATAAAATTGTCCCCTCGGCCATTGAAATTCTTGATAAGTCGGCGATTAAGGCCGCTACTTTATACAAACCGTCCATTAAGTTGCCGACAGACGCTGCAGCTGTACTGTTCTTTGAGGTCGATGGTCCGCCGCCGGGGGTTACGTATCAGGCCCAGAAAATTGCCGAGGTATGTAAATCCATTGCTATCGAAGTAAACTGGACGGATGAGCCGTCGCAGGTAAAAACCCTGTGGGAAGCCCGCAGTGTTGTCGGCGCCGCCAGCGGCCGGGTGCGGCCGGGTGCTACCAGGGTATATATCGGTGAAGACATTTGTGTGCCGATAACCAATGTTGGCGCAGCGCTGGAAGGCATTCAGGAAATTGGTGAAAAGTATAATACGATTATTGTAACCTATGGTCATGTGGCTGATGGCAATTTCCACTCCGCGCCGGTTATCGATCTGGACAGCCCGGAAGAGATTGAACGGGTGCAACAGGTCGGTGATGAAATCCATGAGATGGCCTTACGCCTGAATGGCACAGTAACCGGCGAGCACGGCGTCGGTATTGTCAGAGCCAAATACATGGAGCGGGAACATGGTCCGGCCCTTGCTGTCATGCGGACAATCAAAAAGGCGCTTGATCCCCGGAATATTTTAAATCCCGGTAAAATGGGGCTGTAG
- a CDS encoding (Fe-S)-binding protein: MNADALRKLVNQCVRCGQCRSVCPVFQEISIESGVARGKLALLRSFLEGQEVPAEELQGLLNKCLLCKTCGSQCPSGVAADELILAGRELMAQKRGLSPVKKAVFSVLKNRKVFDFCLSMASLGQDFGIKRLPGKRLGAISRFPMPGLARRRVIPPFAGKSLRKQYPEVIKVNQPQARVAFFTGCMANYIYTGSGKAAIDVLVANHIEVVLPKKQHCCGYPVFTAGDAEDGRLLARHNIDIFSEVTVDAVITVCGSCGSAWRHEYQRLLTDDPVYLKKLAVIARKTYDIAEYLTEVKPINKNDLGEVNAHITIHDPCHLGARGMGVTKQVRQLLSAIPGVKISEMKEPGRCCGSGGSFNLGYYDIARGINDNKVADIAQTGADMVVTGCGSCRMHLIDGLVQNRQEHNVMHTIELLAQSYAAKQAGGKTQKSIS, from the coding sequence ATGAACGCGGATGCCTTACGCAAGCTTGTCAACCAATGTGTGCGCTGCGGCCAATGCCGGTCGGTGTGTCCTGTATTCCAGGAAATCAGCATAGAATCGGGCGTTGCCCGAGGTAAACTGGCACTGCTGCGGAGTTTCCTTGAAGGCCAGGAAGTGCCGGCGGAAGAACTGCAGGGGCTGCTGAATAAGTGTTTATTGTGCAAGACCTGTGGCTCCCAGTGTCCCAGCGGGGTAGCTGCCGATGAGCTGATTCTGGCAGGACGTGAACTTATGGCGCAAAAGAGAGGTCTTTCCCCTGTGAAGAAGGCCGTGTTTTCCGTGCTGAAAAACCGGAAAGTCTTTGATTTTTGCCTGAGTATGGCTTCGCTTGGCCAGGATTTTGGCATCAAACGCCTGCCGGGAAAACGGCTTGGCGCTATTTCCCGGTTTCCGATGCCGGGACTGGCCAGACGCCGGGTTATTCCGCCTTTTGCCGGTAAATCACTCCGCAAACAATATCCGGAGGTTATTAAGGTCAATCAGCCCCAGGCAAGGGTGGCCTTTTTCACAGGCTGTATGGCTAATTATATCTATACCGGCTCAGGTAAAGCGGCGATTGATGTATTGGTTGCCAATCACATTGAGGTTGTCCTGCCGAAGAAGCAGCATTGTTGCGGCTATCCGGTCTTTACCGCCGGGGACGCTGAGGACGGCCGCCTGCTGGCCAGGCATAATATTGATATCTTCTCCGAGGTAACAGTAGATGCCGTTATTACGGTCTGCGGTTCCTGCGGCAGCGCCTGGCGCCATGAATATCAGCGGCTGTTAACCGATGATCCGGTATATCTGAAAAAACTGGCGGTTATTGCCAGGAAAACCTATGATATTGCCGAGTATCTGACTGAGGTCAAGCCGATCAACAAAAATGATTTAGGGGAAGTTAACGCCCATATCACCATCCATGATCCCTGTCATCTGGGGGCCAGAGGTATGGGGGTAACCAAGCAGGTCCGCCAGTTGCTGTCGGCGATTCCCGGTGTTAAGATTTCTGAGATGAAGGAACCGGGACGCTGTTGTGGATCAGGGGGAAGTTTCAATCTTGGCTACTATGATATAGCCCGGGGAATCAATGATAATAAAGTAGCCGACATCGCCCAAACCGGTGCCGATATGGTTGTTACCGGCTGTGGTTCCTGCCGGATGCATCTGATTGACGGCCTGGTACAAAATAGGCAGGAGCACAATGTAATGCACACCATTGAACTGCTGGCCCAGTCTTATGCCGCTAAGCAGGCCGGCGGCAAAACCCAAAAAAGTATCTCCTGA
- a CDS encoding SLC13 family permease, with product MDVSVLSLVALLIAIIVSCISPKNIGIMAIGLAFIVGHVMGGIKPDKIIAGFPLGLFMTLAGVTYLFGIAQVNGTIDKITKYAVKAVRGNVALLPIVLFFVAFALSAIGPGHISIIALMAPAAMLLAEEVGISPFLMALMVGNGGQAGALSPIAPAGVIANGLSADLGFTGIAFPVFFNTFLGHFAVAMLAYVMFGGLKLWKQGAAGHGNASALANIRVDAFTKQQLMTLTGIGVLMVLALGFKFDVGLTGFTIGAILTLLNAGDENQAVKSMPWNTILMVCGVTVLVGLMKNVGGMALFSNIIAEFSTPNTATLVVGFVAAVISAYASTSGVIMPAFIPLVPDLVAKMGGGDPLAIIYSIILAGHLVDVSPLSTTGALLIGAAGPKADKQKLFRSMLIWGFAMAVVGSILSWLFFTVLKV from the coding sequence GTGGATGTATCTGTATTGTCATTAGTAGCATTGCTCATTGCTATCATCGTTAGCTGCATTTCACCCAAGAACATCGGTATTATGGCCATTGGTCTGGCGTTTATTGTCGGTCATGTTATGGGCGGTATTAAGCCGGATAAGATTATTGCCGGCTTTCCGCTCGGCCTGTTTATGACGTTGGCCGGGGTGACCTATTTGTTTGGTATTGCCCAGGTCAACGGCACCATTGATAAAATTACCAAGTATGCTGTTAAAGCAGTGCGTGGAAATGTCGCCCTTCTGCCTATTGTTTTATTTTTTGTGGCCTTTGCCTTGTCGGCGATCGGCCCGGGCCATATTTCCATCATTGCTCTTATGGCGCCGGCAGCCATGCTGCTGGCTGAAGAAGTTGGCATATCGCCTTTCCTTATGGCGCTTATGGTTGGTAACGGCGGTCAGGCCGGTGCGCTGTCGCCCATTGCGCCGGCCGGTGTCATTGCCAACGGCCTGTCAGCTGACCTGGGTTTTACCGGTATCGCTTTCCCGGTGTTTTTTAATACCTTCCTGGGCCATTTTGCCGTAGCTATGCTGGCTTATGTAATGTTTGGCGGTCTTAAGCTGTGGAAACAAGGGGCTGCAGGTCATGGCAATGCAAGTGCCCTTGCTAATATCAGGGTTGACGCTTTCACCAAACAACAGCTCATGACCCTTACCGGTATTGGTGTGCTCATGGTATTGGCTTTAGGGTTCAAATTTGATGTTGGTCTCACCGGCTTCACGATTGGCGCGATTTTGACACTGCTTAATGCCGGAGATGAGAATCAGGCCGTAAAAAGCATGCCCTGGAATACAATCCTGATGGTCTGCGGGGTAACCGTACTTGTTGGCCTGATGAAAAATGTTGGCGGCATGGCGTTGTTCTCCAACATTATTGCTGAATTTTCTACCCCGAACACCGCAACCCTGGTGGTTGGTTTTGTTGCCGCCGTTATTTCGGCCTATGCCAGCACCTCCGGTGTTATTATGCCGGCTTTTATTCCCCTGGTGCCTGATCTTGTCGCCAAAATGGGCGGCGGCGATCCCTTGGCCATTATTTACAGTATCATATTGGCCGGTCACCTGGTTGACGTCAGCCCGCTGTCCACAACCGGTGCCCTGCTTATTGGCGCTGCCGGTCCGAAAGCGGATAAACAGAAACTATTCCGCAGCATGCTCATCTGGGGCTTTGCGATGGCTGTTGTCGGGTCGATATTAAGCTGGCTGTTCTTCACGGTACTGAAGGTCTAA
- a CDS encoding sugar phosphate isomerase/epimerase family protein, whose amino-acid sequence MTLIISAATWDKELKAGMRQAELILLAQEAGCAGVEFRPYWQNSEEEIPLIREVLRQYDMVCAYASNEALLAGSQAETLQAIDSLQAGLQLADRLGAKVLRFNVASGAYDASFVHTTWWAEAMKPVLASAKSLGLVLAVENGPDAAKGNPRIFKELFAVLPELALTYDTGNWLYANTKPEEALDWFLPRVGYVHLKDIICENAALQHGHPGTGLVDVKGLKARIQASGYTGIFALEFPGGDKPMERIFQSLTYLG is encoded by the coding sequence ATGACGCTTATTATTAGCGCTGCAACCTGGGATAAAGAACTAAAAGCCGGCATGCGTCAGGCAGAATTAATCTTGTTAGCTCAGGAGGCCGGTTGTGCAGGTGTTGAATTCCGCCCATACTGGCAAAACAGCGAGGAAGAAATTCCGTTAATCAGGGAAGTTTTACGGCAGTATGATATGGTGTGTGCCTATGCTTCGAATGAAGCATTACTGGCCGGGTCACAAGCAGAAACGCTGCAGGCAATCGACTCCCTGCAGGCTGGCCTCCAGCTGGCTGACCGCCTTGGCGCCAAGGTTTTGCGGTTTAATGTTGCCAGTGGGGCCTATGATGCCAGCTTTGTGCATACCACCTGGTGGGCGGAAGCAATGAAACCGGTGCTTGCGTCAGCTAAATCGCTGGGGCTTGTACTTGCTGTTGAAAACGGGCCTGATGCCGCCAAAGGCAATCCCCGGATATTTAAAGAACTCTTTGCTGTACTGCCTGAACTGGCCTTGACCTATGATACCGGTAACTGGCTTTATGCCAACACCAAGCCGGAAGAGGCCTTAGACTGGTTTCTGCCCCGGGTGGGTTATGTTCATCTGAAGGATATCATCTGCGAGAATGCGGCTTTGCAACACGGGCATCCAGGCACAGGCCTTGTTGATGTGAAGGGTTTGAAAGCGCGGATTCAGGCCAGCGGCTATACCGGCATTTTTGCCCTGGAATTTCCTGGCGGTGATAAACCAATGGAACGTATTTTTCAAAGCTTAACCTATTTGGGTTAG
- a CDS encoding GGDEF domain-containing protein: MKITTKLQILMTVAAEVPVIVIIFMDQAVAAGAGVAALVGLLGPFMTARWLVTKDLGAIRALCKLVKEGKYRVHTALPNEAADNGEENEFVSVMRDMNWMAREIMLREGQLNEAINELDGAQQELIEQKQALEVANKRLNEMAMTDPLTGLSNRRHFFDHLEQEICRANRNEQPLSLFILDIDYFKQVNDTYGHQAGDVVLKAIAYILRNRLRRSDMVARIGGEEFAVLLSDTNLSQTLELAEQIRHCIKEYVFQSCDGKSINITCSIGAFSGDRPDYTKAELLYKYADKALYVAKNSGRDKVAYFDCAQQGQDNDELFAQLGPRGVTH, translated from the coding sequence GTGAAAATAACTACAAAGCTGCAAATTCTGATGACTGTGGCGGCAGAAGTGCCTGTTATAGTCATTATCTTTATGGATCAGGCGGTTGCTGCCGGGGCTGGCGTAGCCGCACTGGTTGGTTTACTGGGCCCGTTTATGACCGCCCGCTGGCTGGTAACCAAGGATTTAGGTGCTATCAGGGCGTTATGCAAGCTGGTTAAGGAAGGGAAATACCGGGTTCATACGGCATTGCCCAATGAAGCAGCAGATAACGGGGAAGAGAATGAGTTTGTTTCCGTGATGCGGGATATGAACTGGATGGCCCGCGAAATTATGCTGCGGGAAGGGCAATTGAACGAGGCCATTAATGAACTGGACGGGGCTCAGCAGGAATTGATCGAACAGAAACAAGCACTGGAAGTGGCCAATAAGCGTTTAAATGAGATGGCTATGACGGATCCGTTAACAGGATTATCCAACAGGCGGCATTTTTTCGACCATCTGGAACAGGAGATCTGCCGGGCAAATCGTAATGAGCAGCCGCTGTCGCTATTTATCCTGGATATCGATTATTTTAAACAGGTAAACGACACCTATGGACATCAGGCCGGTGATGTTGTCCTGAAAGCCATTGCCTATATTCTGCGCAACCGGTTGCGACGCAGTGATATGGTAGCCCGGATTGGCGGTGAAGAGTTTGCCGTTTTGCTCTCAGATACTAATCTGTCGCAAACACTGGAACTGGCGGAACAAATACGCCATTGTATCAAAGAATATGTGTTTCAATCCTGCGATGGCAAAAGTATAAATATTACCTGCTCTATCGGCGCCTTCAGCGGTGACCGGCCCGATTATACCAAGGCGGAATTATTGTACAAATATGCTGATAAGGCTCTCTATGTGGCGAAGAATTCCGGGCGGGACAAGGTCGCTTATTTTGACTGTGCCCAACAAGGACAAGACAACGATGAATTGTTTGCGCAACTAGGGCCAAGAGGAGTGACTCATTAA
- a CDS encoding HD domain-containing phosphohydrolase — protein sequence MEALLQSAGVHEFVEAFTAALDAKNTYTRGHSDRVAEIAAAVARQLGMSRSNQDTIHVAAHLHDIGKIGIPDHILLKPDKLSTEEFEVIKSHSQVGYDILNKVTMLRPIAKLVRYHHERWDGLGYPAGLAGTAIPLGARIIALADAFDAMTSERSYRPCRSQEEAVQEVLRCRGTQFDPEIADAFVRLCQEGKLPGDTEAVKWLSEMLPGEQGRVTKVTGRGSIKQRLVDMGIITGTRVAVQKFAPLGDPMEIKVKGFNLSLRKKEARLIEVAIG from the coding sequence ATGGAAGCATTGCTCCAGAGTGCCGGGGTGCACGAGTTTGTCGAGGCGTTTACGGCTGCACTTGATGCTAAGAATACATATACGCGGGGACATTCTGACCGTGTGGCCGAGATCGCAGCCGCTGTTGCCAGACAGTTGGGTATGAGCCGGTCCAATCAGGATACGATTCATGTGGCCGCCCATCTGCACGATATCGGCAAGATTGGCATACCGGATCATATCCTGCTAAAACCTGACAAGCTGTCTACCGAAGAGTTTGAGGTAATTAAAAGTCATTCCCAGGTGGGTTATGATATCCTTAACAAGGTAACGATGCTAAGGCCAATTGCCAAGCTTGTCCGTTACCATCATGAACGGTGGGATGGTCTGGGCTATCCGGCGGGGCTTGCCGGGACAGCCATTCCGTTAGGGGCCAGGATCATTGCCCTTGCCGATGCATTTGATGCGATGACCAGTGAACGCTCATACCGCCCCTGTAGATCGCAGGAGGAAGCAGTGCAGGAGGTGCTGCGCTGCCGGGGGACGCAATTTGATCCGGAAATTGCCGACGCTTTTGTCCGGCTTTGTCAGGAGGGGAAACTGCCTGGAGACACCGAGGCTGTGAAATGGCTGAGTGAAATGCTGCCCGGCGAGCAGGGACGAGTAACCAAAGTAACCGGCCGGGGTTCGATTAAACAGCGTCTGGTCGATATGGGCATCATCACCGGCACGCGCGTAGCCGTACAAAAATTTGCTCCCCTGGGAGACCCCATGGAGATTAAAGTTAAGGGGTTTAATCTATCCTTACGAAAAAAAGAAGCCCGATTAATTGAGGTGGCGATAGGGTGA
- the feoB gene encoding ferrous iron transport protein B, whose amino-acid sequence MTNSQLTLALAGNPNSGKTTIFNNLTGSKQHVGNYPGVTVEKREGFRKYQDKEFIVVDLPGTYGLMAHSTDELVARSFIVHDKPDIIVNVVDAANLERNLYLTLQLLELQRPVVIALNMVDAAAGKGIQIDDKRLAQVLHTPVVRCIGRQNQGTEDILTLAAATAEYGQPGGVTLLYDSKIEEAIDEISQLLAQIKGGVRFPRRWLALKLLEGDSEASRYLTGIAGSEPVAKAARLRRQALFEQVGDPAFLIAEQRHRFVAAVYTHAVTIRADDGMTTSDKLDVVLTGKFSGLPIFLGLMWLLFNLVFTIGAYPQAWIEAGFSSLSQLAGDYLADGELQSFIIDGLLGGVGSVIVFLPNILILFLGISFMEDTGYMARAAFIMDRIMRAVGLHGKSFIPLLLGFGCSVPAIMGTRTLENPRDRLVTILVAPFMSCSARLPVYTVLIGAFFADKVAGTVLFSIYFLGILLAVLLASAFRTLLFKGESEPFVMEMPPYRWPTMKSMIIHMWERSLLYLRKAGTIILSVSILIWFLVNYPTTDNIALSYAGQLGKLVEPWIAPLGFDWKIGLGLVSAFTAKEVLISTLGMIYHIDQTGETAVALQAAISNDPAFSPLVAYSLMVFVLVYSPCLAAIAVIKRETNSWQWALFSPVYTTGLAWILSFIIFQGGTLLGY is encoded by the coding sequence GTGACGAATTCGCAGCTAACCCTCGCTCTCGCCGGTAATCCCAATTCTGGCAAGACCACAATCTTTAATAACCTCACAGGCTCTAAACAGCATGTGGGCAATTATCCCGGTGTTACGGTAGAGAAGCGGGAGGGGTTCAGAAAATACCAGGACAAAGAGTTCATTGTCGTGGATTTGCCGGGCACCTATGGGTTAATGGCGCATTCAACCGATGAATTGGTAGCCCGTAGTTTTATTGTTCACGATAAACCTGATATCATCGTAAATGTCGTCGATGCGGCCAACCTGGAGCGTAACCTGTATCTGACCCTGCAGCTATTAGAACTGCAAAGGCCGGTGGTTATAGCCCTGAATATGGTTGATGCGGCGGCCGGCAAGGGGATACAGATTGATGACAAGCGGCTGGCGCAGGTTCTGCATACGCCGGTTGTGCGTTGTATTGGCAGGCAGAATCAGGGAACCGAAGATATTCTGACATTGGCGGCGGCAACTGCCGAATATGGGCAACCGGGCGGGGTTACTCTTCTTTATGACAGCAAAATTGAAGAAGCGATCGACGAGATCAGCCAGTTACTGGCTCAGATCAAAGGCGGAGTTCGTTTTCCCCGGCGCTGGCTGGCCTTAAAGCTCCTGGAAGGCGACAGTGAAGCAAGCCGGTATTTAACCGGTATTGCCGGCAGTGAACCGGTGGCTAAGGCTGCGAGGCTGCGCCGGCAGGCTTTGTTTGAGCAAGTAGGGGACCCGGCCTTCCTTATTGCTGAACAGCGACACCGGTTTGTTGCTGCCGTATATACCCATGCCGTGACAATCAGGGCCGATGACGGCATGACCACTTCGGATAAACTGGATGTCGTCTTAACCGGAAAGTTCTCCGGCTTGCCGATTTTTCTGGGCCTGATGTGGCTGCTGTTTAATCTGGTATTTACTATTGGTGCCTATCCACAGGCCTGGATTGAGGCTGGCTTTAGCAGTTTGTCACAATTAGCCGGTGACTATCTGGCTGACGGTGAATTACAGTCTTTTATCATTGATGGCCTTTTAGGCGGTGTTGGCAGTGTCATTGTTTTTTTACCAAATATCCTTATTTTATTTCTTGGTATTTCCTTTATGGAGGATACCGGCTATATGGCGCGGGCGGCTTTTATTATGGACAGGATTATGCGGGCTGTTGGTCTGCACGGCAAATCCTTTATCCCGCTCTTATTAGGGTTTGGCTGCAGTGTTCCTGCCATTATGGGAACCCGGACGCTGGAAAACCCCCGTGACCGGCTTGTCACAATTTTGGTGGCCCCTTTTATGAGCTGCAGCGCCAGGCTGCCTGTATATACGGTGCTGATTGGGGCCTTCTTTGCGGACAAGGTCGCCGGCACAGTCTTGTTTTCTATTTATTTCCTGGGTATTTTACTGGCGGTTCTGCTGGCCAGCGCTTTCCGCACGCTGCTCTTCAAGGGGGAGAGTGAGCCCTTCGTTATGGAGATGCCGCCTTACCGCTGGCCGACAATGAAAAGCATGATTATCCATATGTGGGAACGGAGCCTGCTTTATTTGCGCAAAGCCGGAACGATTATCCTGTCTGTTTCGATTTTAATATGGTTTCTGGTAAACTATCCAACCACAGACAACATTGCGCTAAGTTATGCCGGTCAATTGGGCAAGCTGGTAGAGCCGTGGATTGCGCCCCTCGGCTTTGACTGGAAGATTGGTTTGGGATTGGTATCGGCCTTTACCGCTAAAGAAGTGCTTATCAGTACCTTAGGGATGATTTACCATATTGATCAGACCGGAGAAACGGCAGTAGCCCTGCAGGCGGCTATCAGCAATGATCCGGCTTTCAGCCCGCTTGTCGCCTATTCTTTAATGGTCTTTGTTTTGGTTTACTCGCCCTGTCTGGCGGCAATTGCCGTCATCAAGCGGGAAACCAACTCCTGGCAGTGGGCATTATTCAGCCCTGTTTATACAACCGGATTAGCCTGGATTTTGTCTTTTATTATATTCCAGGGGGGAACCTTGCTGGGCTATTAG
- a CDS encoding cation:proton antiporter, with translation MFLFLQMLIILLTTKLAGELSIRLGQPAVLGKLISGILIGPAVLGWIDKSETIMQISEIGVLLLMFLAGLETDIQALNQNCNSCIAVAVGGVILPLTFGYFAGLGIGLEPSHSLFLGLILSATSVSISAQTLKELGQLKSRECTTILGAAVLDDVLVVIILAIMMSFLTGEQVSLSLLIGKKILFFAVIGFLGWKAVPWLLKKFAPLRVSEPVTSAAVLICFFFAYLAESLGVAGIIGAFAAGLAIAQTKFKHQVERKIEPMAYAFFVPVFFVSIGLSVSFAGTGSQIGIIIGLTLIAILTKLFGSGIGARLTGCNNKSSLRIGAGMISRGEVALIIAAIGLEANLLEAELFTAVIIVVILTTLVTPPLLKTLFAGQKCENQEL, from the coding sequence ATGTTCCTGTTCCTACAGATGTTGATTATTTTGCTGACAACCAAGCTCGCCGGGGAACTAAGTATCAGATTAGGGCAGCCCGCCGTACTGGGAAAGCTAATAAGTGGGATTCTGATCGGACCGGCCGTGCTGGGCTGGATTGATAAATCAGAGACGATTATGCAAATCAGTGAAATCGGCGTATTACTGTTAATGTTTCTGGCCGGTCTGGAAACTGATATTCAAGCTCTTAATCAAAACTGTAACTCATGTATTGCAGTAGCCGTAGGCGGGGTTATCCTGCCGTTGACTTTTGGTTATTTTGCTGGCTTAGGCATCGGGCTGGAGCCGTCTCATTCGTTGTTTTTAGGGCTGATACTTTCAGCTACGTCAGTAAGCATTTCGGCCCAGACTCTCAAAGAGTTAGGCCAGTTAAAAAGCCGTGAGTGTACAACCATATTGGGAGCAGCAGTGCTGGATGATGTTTTGGTTGTAATCATACTGGCCATCATGATGAGTTTTCTTACGGGGGAGCAAGTCAGCCTTAGTCTGCTCATTGGCAAGAAAATCCTGTTTTTTGCGGTAATTGGATTCTTAGGCTGGAAGGCTGTACCATGGCTATTGAAAAAATTTGCGCCTTTGCGTGTTTCCGAGCCGGTAACAAGCGCAGCAGTATTAATTTGTTTCTTTTTTGCCTATTTGGCGGAATCACTGGGCGTAGCAGGAATCATTGGCGCCTTTGCCGCCGGGCTCGCTATTGCTCAAACGAAGTTTAAACACCAGGTGGAGCGCAAAATTGAGCCTATGGCCTATGCTTTTTTTGTGCCGGTATTCTTTGTTAGTATTGGCCTGTCGGTTTCGTTTGCCGGGACTGGCAGTCAAATAGGGATCATAATAGGGCTTACCCTGATTGCCATATTAACCAAACTGTTTGGCTCTGGGATTGGCGCCAGACTAACCGGCTGTAATAATAAATCTTCCCTGCGGATCGGGGCCGGGATGATATCACGGGGCGAGGTTGCGTTAATTATTGCGGCTATTGGACTGGAAGCGAATTTACTGGAAGCAGAGCTTTTTACGGCTGTCATTATTGTCGTGATTCTCACGACCTTAGTGACCCCTCCCTTGTTGAAAACACTATTTGCGGGTCAAAAATGTGAGAACCAAGAGTTATAG